In the Phaseolus vulgaris cultivar G19833 chromosome 7, P. vulgaris v2.0, whole genome shotgun sequence genome, one interval contains:
- the LOC137830608 gene encoding OVARIAN TUMOR DOMAIN-containing deubiquitinating enzyme 4-like isoform X2 encodes MSVCFSTSQSSINAVVLKGRSPLLLSSNIHGLWSRGISTSFSSSSFPGESEINHVDLSVCTKLSCSTVMGQTIRGGFLGSCCSKQRGNTQFFSSVVPRKRYHEISLACQSVNMRLFLPKQKLLHKVKRNFGPVSWPRGCASVGLIFGLLVCSSSSEPAHAESHSENENRKDDCNQYESNVKVSHGKKVYTDYSVIGIPGDGRCLFRSVSRGACLRSGKPPPTESVQRELADDLRARVADEFIKRREETEWFIEGDFDTYISHIRKPHVWGGEPELFIASHVLQRSILQDAYHCIHV; translated from the exons ATGAGTGTTTGCTTTTCTACTAGTCAATCTTCAATAAATGCTGTTGTCCTGAAAGGTCGTTCTCCATTGCTGTTGAGCAGTAACATTCATGGACTTTGGTCCCGCGGAATATCCACTTCATTTTCTTCTAGTTCATTTCCTGGGGAGTCAGAGATAAATCATGTTGATCTTTCTGTTTGCACAAAATTGTCTTGTTCTACGGTTATGGGCCAAACAATTAGAGGAGGTTTCCTAGGATCATGCTGTTCCAAGCAAAGGGGAAATACTCAATTCTTTAGTTCTGTAGTACCTCGGAAGAGATATCATGAAATTTCATTGGCATGCCAAAGTGTGAATATGAGGCTTTTTTTACCCAAACAAAAATTGCTGCATAAAGTTAAGCGAAATTTTGGTCCAGTAAGTTGGCCGCGGGGATGTGCTTCAGTTGGCTTGATTTTTGGATTACTTGTATGTAGTTCTAGTTCTGAGCCTGCTCATGCTGAATCACattctgaaaatgaaaataggaaaGATGACTGCAACCAGTATGAGTCAAATGTTAAAGTCTCACATGGGAAGAAAGTTTATACTGACTATTCTGTAATTG GAATACCAGGAGATGGAAGATGCTTATTCCGCTCTGTATCTCGTGGGGCCTGTTTGAGGTCTGGAAAGCCTCCTCCTACTGAAAGCGTCCAAAGAGAGCTGGCGGATGATTTACGAGCCAGA GTTGCTGATGAGTTTATCAAAAGAAGGGAAGAAACTGAATG GTTTATTGAGGGTGATTTTGATACATATATTTCACACATAAGGAAGCCTCATGTGTGGGGAGGTGAACCCGAATTGTTCATTGCATCACATGTTTTGCA GAGGTCCATTTTGCAGGATGCCTATCACTGTATACATGTATGA
- the LOC137830607 gene encoding protein cornichon homolog 1-like codes for MGWNLIFWLLICFPANIALLASTFYQVLILSDLESDYINPFDASSRINYFVLPEFIGQGALCALCLFTGHWFMFLLTVPVTCYHVRLYVKREHLIDVTEVFRVANAEKKFRIAKLALYLTVLIVTIFRLTLIAVYYLGIEDDDDLRYLW; via the exons ATGGGTTGGAATCTTATCTTCTGGCTACTCATCTGTTTCCCTGCCAACATTGCTCTTCTCGCCTCCACTTTCTACCAG GTTTTGATTCTGTCGGATTTGGAGTCGGATTACATCAACCCTTTTGACGCTTCTTCTCGGATCAACTACTTTGTTCTTCCGGAGTTCATTGGGCAGGGAGCGTTGTGTGCTCTGTGCCTCTTCACTGGCCATTGGTTCATGTTTTTGCTCACAGTTCCTGTTACTTGCTACCATGTCAGACT GTATGTGAAAAGAGAGCATCTTATTGATGTTACTGAGGTATTTAGGGTAGCAAATGCAGAGAAGAAATTTCGGATAGCCAAACTTGCTTTATACTTAACGGTTCTCATTGTTACTATCTTCAG GCTTACATTAATCGCAGTCTACTATTTAGGCATTGAAGACGATGATGACCTACGATACCTTTGGTAA
- the LOC137830608 gene encoding OVARIAN TUMOR DOMAIN-containing deubiquitinating enzyme 4-like isoform X1, with translation MSVCFSTSQSSINAVVLKGRSPLLLSSNIHGLWSRGISTSFSSSSFPGESEINHVDLSVCTKLSCSTVMGQTIRGGFLGSCCSKQRGNTQFFSSVVPRKRYHEISLACQSVNMRLFLPKQKLLHKVKRNFGPVSWPRGCASVGLIFGLLVCSSSSEPAHAESHSENENRKDDCNQYESNVKVSHGKKVYTDYSVIGIPGDGRCLFRSVSRGACLRSGKPPPTESVQRELADDLRARVADEFIKRREETEWFIEGDFDTYISHIRKPHVWGGEPELFIASHVLQMPITVYMYDKEAGGLISIAEYGQEYGKENPIRVLYHGFGHYDALEIPIRKGPKPRL, from the exons ATGAGTGTTTGCTTTTCTACTAGTCAATCTTCAATAAATGCTGTTGTCCTGAAAGGTCGTTCTCCATTGCTGTTGAGCAGTAACATTCATGGACTTTGGTCCCGCGGAATATCCACTTCATTTTCTTCTAGTTCATTTCCTGGGGAGTCAGAGATAAATCATGTTGATCTTTCTGTTTGCACAAAATTGTCTTGTTCTACGGTTATGGGCCAAACAATTAGAGGAGGTTTCCTAGGATCATGCTGTTCCAAGCAAAGGGGAAATACTCAATTCTTTAGTTCTGTAGTACCTCGGAAGAGATATCATGAAATTTCATTGGCATGCCAAAGTGTGAATATGAGGCTTTTTTTACCCAAACAAAAATTGCTGCATAAAGTTAAGCGAAATTTTGGTCCAGTAAGTTGGCCGCGGGGATGTGCTTCAGTTGGCTTGATTTTTGGATTACTTGTATGTAGTTCTAGTTCTGAGCCTGCTCATGCTGAATCACattctgaaaatgaaaataggaaaGATGACTGCAACCAGTATGAGTCAAATGTTAAAGTCTCACATGGGAAGAAAGTTTATACTGACTATTCTGTAATTG GAATACCAGGAGATGGAAGATGCTTATTCCGCTCTGTATCTCGTGGGGCCTGTTTGAGGTCTGGAAAGCCTCCTCCTACTGAAAGCGTCCAAAGAGAGCTGGCGGATGATTTACGAGCCAGA GTTGCTGATGAGTTTATCAAAAGAAGGGAAGAAACTGAATG GTTTATTGAGGGTGATTTTGATACATATATTTCACACATAAGGAAGCCTCATGTGTGGGGAGGTGAACCCGAATTGTTCATTGCATCACATGTTTTGCA GATGCCTATCACTGTATACATGTATGATAAGGAGGCTGGTGGCTTGATATCAATTGCTGAGTATGGCCAAGAATACGGCAAAGAAAACCCTATTAGAGTTCTCTACCACGGGTTTGGTCATTATGATGCATTAGAGATTCCTATAAGGAAGGGTCCTAAGCCACGACTGTAg